A single Nicotiana tabacum cultivar K326 chromosome 5, ASM71507v2, whole genome shotgun sequence DNA region contains:
- the LOC107798297 gene encoding uncharacterized protein LOC107798297 — translation MAIRAFLLLLILFSSSYYAVALYEDQVGLMDWHQQYIGKVKNAVFQTQKAGRKRVVVSTEENVIASLDLRHGEIFWRHVLGDNDTIDAIDISMGKYVITLSSGGSILRAWNLPDGQMVWESFLRGSKPSRALLWTPTNLKADKDNVILVYGNGCLHSLSSIDGDILWKKDLSHKSIDIQHLIHPEGSETIYAIGVGDLSQFEAYIINVRNGELLKHSSMSFPGGFSGDISLVASDKAVVLDSSGSSLVSISFTEGEIKFQQVDIANLVQHISGSAVLLPSKLEGMVAVKIGKSLSFIKVTNEGRLEAVDTIPHVEAVSDSLPFSEGQRGFGLIQHDGTDIHLTIKTGNDWKSHLLEESFKVDQHRGLVHKVFINNYIRTDRTYGFRALIVMEDHSLLLMQQGAIVWNREDGLASIIDVTTSELPVEKDGVSVAKVEHSLFEWLKGHLLKLKGTLMLATPDDIAVIQRLRLQSAEKSKMTRDHNGFRKLLIVLTRAGKLSAIHTGDGRIVWSLLLNAFRKSVTCENPRGLKIHQWQVPHHHALDENPSVLVVGTCGLNSDASGILSFIDVYKGEELNYLATLHSIAQVIPLPFTDSIEQRLHLLIDAEGYGHLFPRTPEAISIFQEELGNIYWYSVEVNNNVLRGHAVKKNCVSEIGDDYCFESSDLWSVVFPSDSERIIATSTRKLNEVVHTQAKVTSDQDVSYKYISKNLLFVATVTPKSTGEIGSVIPEDSWLFVYLVDTVTGRVLHRMSHHGSQGPVHAVFSENWVVYHYFNLRAHRYEMSVIEIYDQSRADNKDVLTLVLGKHNLTAALSSYSRPEVITKSQSYFFSHSVKTMAVTATAKGITSRQLLIGTIGDQVLALDKRFLDPRRTVNPTQAEKEEGIIPLTDSLPIMPQAYVTHALKVEGLRNIITVPAKLESTTLVFAHGVDLFFTRLAPSRTYDSLTEDFSYALLLITIVALVIAIFVTWIWSERKELEEKWR, via the exons ATGGCGATTAGAGCTTTTCTTCTCCTATTAATCTTATTCTCTTCGTCTTATTATGCCGTCGCTCTTTATGAAGATCAAGTTGGCCTCATGGACTG GCATCAACAATACATTGGAAAAGTGAAAAATGCAGTTTTTCAAACCCAGAAGGCTGGTAGGAAGCGAGTTGTAGTATCTACCGAAGAGAATGTCATTGCTTCTCTGGATCTTCGCCACGGCGAGATTT TTTGGAGGCATGTTTTGGGGGACAATGACACCATTGATGCGATTGACATCTCCATGGGAAAAT ATGTTATCACCCTATCATCAGGGGGAAGTATCTTAAGAGCTTGGAACCTTCCTGATGGCCAGATGGTGTGGGAGTCGTTCCTTCGTGGATCAAAGCCCTCCAGGGCATTGTTATGGACTCCA aCGAACTTGAAAGCTGACAAGGACAATGTGATTCTTGTGTATGGCAATGGTTGCCTGCATTCTCTTTCGAGCATTGACGGTGACATTCTCTGGAAGAAGGATTTATCACATAAAAG CATTGATATTCAACATTTGATTCATCCAGAAGGAAGTGAGACAATTTATGCTATAGGAGTTGGTGATTTGTCCCAGTTTGAAGCATATATAATCAATGTTAGGAATGGTGAACTGCTGAAGCACAGCAGTATGTCATTTCCTGGTGGATTTTCTGGTGATATATCTCTGGTCGCAAGTGACAAAGCAGTGGTGCTGGACTCTTCTGGGTCAAGTTTAGTCTCTATAAGCTTCACCGAGGGAGAAATAAAATTTCAGCAGGTGGACATCGCCAATCTTGTTCAGCACATCTCAGGCTCGGCAGTGCTATTGCCTTCTAAACTTGAGGGAATGGTTGCTGTGAAAATTGGGAAATCTTTGTCATTCATCAAAGTAACCAATGAAGGAAGATTGGAGGCGGTGGATACAATTCCTCATGTTGAAGCTGTAAGTGATTCTTTGCCTTTTTCAGAAGGCCAAAGAGGTTTTGGGCTGATTCAGCATGATGGTACGGATATTCATCTCACAATAAAGACTGGTAATGATTGGAAGAGCCATTTACTGGAAGAAAGTTTCAAAGTGGATCAACATAGGGGACTTGTCCACAAGGTTTTCATCAACAACTATATCCGAACAGACCGAACATATGGATTTAGGGCTTTGATTGTCATGGAAGACCATTCGCTGCTATTGATGCAACAGGGTGCGATTGTTTGGAATAGAGAAGATGGGCTTGCATCTATTATAGATGTAACAACCTCAGAATTGCCCGTAGAGAAGGATGGGGTCTCTGTCGCAAAAGTGGAGCATAGCCTCTTTGAATGGCTCAAG GGACATCTGCTGAAACTTAAAGGGACCCTAATGCTTGCCACCCCTGATGATATAGCAGTGATTCAGAGACTGAGGTTACAAAGTGCTGAGAAAAGCAAGATGACTCGAGACCACAATGGGTTTAGGAAACTACTCATTGTACTTACGCGAGCAGGAAAACTTTCTGCTATTCACACAGGAGACGGGCGAATTGTTTGGTCTCTCTTACTGAATGCTTTTCGTAAATCAGTGACATGTGAAAATCCCAGGGGGCTCAAGATACATCAGTGGCAGGTGCCGCATCATCATGCATTAGATGAGAACCCATCAGTCCTTGTGGTTGGTACTTGTGGACTTAATTCAGATGCATCTGGAATTCTCTCTTTTATTGATGTTTACAAAGGCGAGGAGCTTAATTACCTAGCAACTCTTCATTCTATTGCACAAGTTATTCCACTGCCATTTACGGATTCCATCGAGCAGCGCCTGCACCTGCTAATAGATGCTGAGGGGTATGGCCACCTGTTTCCCAGAACTCCCGAGGCAATTAGCATTTTTCAGGAGGAGTTGGGAAACATATATTGGTACTCAGTTGAAGTAAATAATAATGTCTTAAGGGGACATGCGGTGAAGAAGAATTGCGTATCTGAGATAGGTGATGACTACTGTTTTGAATCCAGTGACCTTTGGTCTGTTGTATTCCCCTCGGATTCAGAAAGGATCATCGCAACCTCAACAAGAAAACTAAATGAG GTGGTTCATACACAAGCTAAGGTAACATCGGACCAGGATGTGTCTTACAAATATATATCTAAGAATCTTCTGTTTGTGGCCACTGTTACACCCAAATCTACTGGTGAGATTGGCTCAGTAATTCCAGAAGATTCCTGGCTGTTTGTTTATCTTGTTGACACGGTAACTGGCCGTGTACTGCACCGGATGTCTCATCATGGCTCGCAGGGACCTGTCCATGCT GTCTTTAGTGAGAATTGGGTTGTCTACCACTACTTCAACCTGCGAGCACATAGATACGAAATGTCTGTCATTGAGATCTATGATCAGTCTCGAGCG GATAACAAAGATGTGTTGACGCTTGTGTTGGGAAAACACAATCTCACAGCAGCTCTCTCTTCCTACTCACGTCCTGAAGTGATAACTAAATCTCAATCGTACTTTTTCTCACATTCTGTGAAAACAATGGCAGTGACTGCAACAGCAAAAGGCATTACTTCCAGGCAGCTGCTTATTGGTACAATTGGGGATCAG GTTTTGGCACTTGACAAGCGTTTTCTAGATCCTCGAAGAACAGTGAACCCTACTCAAGCTGAAAAAGAGGAGGGGATTATACCTCTTACCGACTCATTGCCAATTATGCCACAG GCTTATGTCACGCATGCCCTTAAAGTGGAAGGCCTTAGAAACATAATAACTGTACCAGCAAAGCTGGAGTCAACCACCCTTGTCTTTGCTCATGGAGTGGATCTCTTTTTCACTCGGCTCGCTCCTTCAAGGACCTATGACTCTCTTACTGAAGATTTCAGTTATGCATTGCTCCTCATTACGATAGTTGCCTTGGTTATAGCAATTTTTGTAACATGGATTTGGTCTGAGAGGAAAGAGTTAGAGGAGAAGTGGCGGTGA